CGCGGCGACTTCCGGCTGATCCCGGCACTGCTGGCGGGCAACGCCGAGGAGCCATCGCTCCCGCCCGCATCTGAGCCGGCCCCGGCGATCGAAGCCGACCTCCCTGCGCTCGAGGACGTTCAGCTCAGCTTCCAGTTCTGAGCCCGCCGGCATTGCCCCGGCGCGGGTTGCCGGGTATCGTCGGTGCATCGCCTAGGGGGTTGGCCGATGAAGCTGCGGATGCTCGTGATCGTGTGTGCGGCGGTGTCGCTGCTGGCAGCGTCGAGCGCTCCGGCGGGCGCCGCCGGCGCCGCCGTGCCGCGCCTCGGCCATGTCTTCATGATCATCGGCGAGAACTCGGATTACAGCCACATCACGCCGACGAACTCGCCCTACACCATGTCGACGCTGAAGCCGCGCTCGGCGTGGATGACGAACTACTACGCCGCCACGCACTGGTCGCAGGCGAACTACGTCGCCCTGCTCAGCGGGCAGTTCAATCGCTGCCAGCAGCAGGATGGCGGCGTGGCGTGCCACCAGGACGTCGACAACCTCTATCACCAGCTCGATGTCGCCGGTATCGGGTGGAAGACGTGGCTGGAAGACGAGGGCGGCACGGGCTGCGGGAACCTGGGGGTGCAGAACGGCACCGAGACGTTCACGTCGGGCGAGTGCGTGCCGCACGGCAACTGCCCGCTGGTCGGCTTCTACACGACCGGGAACCCGCCGATCAACTTCGACGACATCGAGGGCCCGGGAGGCGTGTTCGACCCGACCACGCCGAGCCGCGAATGCCTCCAGCGCGACGTGCAGGCCGGCCCGCAGATGGCCACGTTCAACGCCGACCTCGCCGCCGGCGCGGTGCCGCGGTTCAACGTCGTCATCCCGAACGGCTGCGAGGACGCGCTCGG
This is a stretch of genomic DNA from Gaiellales bacterium. It encodes these proteins:
- a CDS encoding alkaline phosphatase family protein — encoded protein: MKLRMLVIVCAAVSLLAASSAPAGAAGAAVPRLGHVFMIIGENSDYSHITPTNSPYTMSTLKPRSAWMTNYYAATHWSQANYVALLSGQFNRCQQQDGGVACHQDVDNLYHQLDVAGIGWKTWLEDEGGTGCGNLGVQNGTETFTSGECVPHGNCPLVGFYTTGNPPINFDDIEGPGGVFDPTTPSRECLQRDVQAGPQMATFNADLAAGAVPRFNVVIPNGCEDALGNCKPINNRYTQFDEFLRREIPLIEASPSYDSRAVIIVLFDEDQRQGGINPKNPFTAGGHTVCFLLGPGVRPGGYGRLTYAYSVLRMLQDGYGVGPYLAHAGDVRTIDQIWR